Sequence from the Pedobacter sp. D749 genome:
GGTTGAGATAGCCTTAAAAACCTGTTCATCTTTAGCCAGTAAAATGCTGATTTGGTAATAGGTTTGAGGAACGAAATTTTTAATCTCTAAAAAACGGGCACAAATCATCGCGAGGGTAGGTGTTTGTACGCGACCCAGCGAAAGGACTGTTCTATTGCCTGCAGAAATACTTAGTGCCTGTGTAGCATTCATTCCCACAAGCCAATCCGATTCAGAGCGACAATGAGCCGAATTAAATAAAGTATCGTAATCTGTTCCGGGTTTTAAATTTCTGAATCCATCTTTTATCGCTTCATCTGTTTGCGAAGAGATCCAAAGGCGTTTAAATGGTTTTTTGCATTTCAGGTAATAATAAATGTACCTGAAAATCAATTCACCCTCACGCCCCGCATCCGTTGCTACAATAATTTCGCTCGCCTCATCAAAAAGTTTTTTTATCGTATCTAATTGTTTGCGAACGGCCGGATCTTCAACAAAACCATCTTTCGTTTTAATTTTCCTGACGGCCAGTTTGAACTTTTGTGGAAGCATAGGTAAATGTTGCTTCCTCCAGCCAATAAAACCATAATCCTGAGGAGGAGCCAATTGTAATAAATGCCCAAATGCCCAGGTAAAAGAATATCCTTTACCTTCAATGTATCCATCTTTTCTGGTGGTTGCTCCGAAAACTTTAGCAAGTTCACGACCAACAGAAGGCTTTTCTGCAATTACAATCTTCATGAATGGGCTTATCTTCTCAAGCGCAAAGATGATTAAAATATTGGCAACAGATTAAAAAAATTACTCACAATGCCTTTTAATACTCATTTTAGTAAACAATTATCAGATAACTTTGTCCATCACTTGAATCGTTAATTTTTATATCGGATTGATTAACAATTTAATAATATCACGATCTAACTGCTGCAATTATTTTAATGAATGGATAAAATTTACGAACTGAAAGGAAATAAAATTAAAGTTGGACTCGAGCATCAGTTAATCCGTGTGTACAGCAATGCTCAACTTTGGGCTTATCTGGCGGGAAAAGCAGATGTAAGGCTTGAGCGGTTCGAGCTTTTGGTAAATACAATTAAAGCCGATTATGAACAGCATTTCGGTAAAAAACTTGTTATTTCTAACGCTTCGCTTATTGTAGAAATTCTGGTACACGTGTACTGCGATTACCTGGGTTTATACTTTAACCGTATTGTACAAATAAGATGGATCCAGGATTTCGTTAAAAAACTGCTCAAGCGGGCCGAGGTTGTAGATTGTGGCGAAAAAGAGGTAGACAGCAACCGTTGGGTTTGGGATTTGCTTGCAGGCAGCAAATCACTTTTCATTAGCATCCTGCCGAAAAAACTAAATGCCAAAAATATTAAGCACCATTAATCCATTTGAGCTGCTAAAATCTGTTCCTGATTTAGTATAACACTTGCAGCAAGTGTTTCATTTAAAAATGATGAATTGTATTGCTGGTCTGAATTATTGATAAACAGCACTGTCCGGTCTGAAATGGTATTGATGACCTGATCGGCGAGCTTGGCAGGAACAGCGGGGCAACCCTGGCTTCTGCCCAATCTACCCAATTCATCTATACTTTTCTGGCTTACATAACTTGCACCATGAACCACAATTGATCGTTCTCTGGCATTGCTGTTAAAACCTTGATCCATGCCATCCAACTTGATCGAACGACCGTGTTTACCACTATAAATTTCACCGGTTAAATAGAAGCCTAAACTACTCTGGTTTGAGTTGATGTTATTCGAGAAAGATGAAGGCTTATCGCCACCACTGTTTTGCCCATGAGCTACCCAGGTATTTAATACCAGTTTTTTGCTTGCAAGATCGATAATGTATAAACGTTTTTTAGTGCTTTCCTGATCGAAATCAGCAATTGTTAAAATAGATTTAGCATGTAATAAACCAGAATACTTCATGTTATAAAACCCGGTTAATGCCTTTTCGAAAACCTGTTCATTTAATCCGGCAGAATCTAAATGAATTTGGTGGTATATATTTAAGATGTATTGATTGTACAGACTGTCTGCCGCTATATTTTTAATCGTATCTTGTTGTGTTTGGGGGCGATCTATCGCTTTCCAACTTGTTCCGACAATGCTCATGCCCACTAAAAAAATCGTAGCAATGTCCAGGATGTATTTCTTCATTCAGTATGGTTTAGTTTGATGTTGAGTTATTTATACGGTTGTTTTGCTTAAATGTTGCCCAAATCAATCTGTAGTGCTACAATTACATTTGGTTTTACATTCTCGTGACTTAAGGTATGAGCATATAGCTTTTAGGAATTTCAATTTAAATGCTGAAAATGAATATCGCTAACAATCGCTTTTATTTTGTGTTATGTATTAAACCTGTATTATGAAAATTTTATTAACCGGAGCGAACGGTTATATTGGCACCAGACTAATCCCTTTATTGTTAGAAGAAAAGCATGAAATCGTTTGTATGGTTAGGGATAAGCGAAGGTTTGTTTCAGCTTCTGATTTAAGTGATCAGGTGACGGTTATTACAGGTGATTTACTGGATGCAGAAAGCTTAAACGAAATTCCAAAGGATATTGATGCTGCATATTACCTGGTCCATTCCATGTCTTCAAGTCAAACAGGTTTTTCTGATATGGAGAAAGCTTCTTCCGAAAACTTTTCGGCAGCCATACGAAAAACCAATTGCAGGCAGATTATTTATTTAACTGGCATTGCAAATGACGAACATCTATCTAAACATCTGGGATCAAGGTTAGCGGTAGAGGAAGAACTTAAATCATCAGGAAAAGCCTGCACCATTTTAAGAGCGGCTATTATTATCGGCTCTGGAAGTGCCTCATTTGAAATTATTAGAGATTTAACTGAAAAAATTCCTTTCATGATTACGCCCAAATGGGTTGAAACGCTTTGTCAGCCGATTGGTATTCGCGATGTATTGGCTTATTTGGTAGGTGTTTTGCATCATGAGAAAGCATTTAATCAGACATTCGATATTGGCGGACCTGATGTGCTAACCTACAGGCAAATGCTTTTGGGCTATGCTAAAGAACGTGGGTTGAAACGATGGATCATTACTGTTCCGGTACTAACACCCCGACTATCTTCCTTATGGTTGAATATGATTACACCTGTACCTTATTCGTTAGCCCGTAGTTTGGTAGATAGCATGAAGAATGAAGTAATATGTAAAGATAACCGTATCCAGGAAGTTGTACCAATAAAATGTTTAAGTTATGCAGAAGCTTTGCACTTAGCTTTCGAAAAGATAGACCAGAATTCTATTGTTTCGAGTTGGAAAGATGCCCTGAACCGTGGTTATTTAAATTCTAATTTTATGGATCAGATTAAGGTGCCACAAAATGGAACCTTAGAATATAAAGTGAAAATGCCATTCGAACGTAAAGCAGAAGAGGTATTTGAAAATATCTGGAGTATTGGAGGGAATAGGGGTTGGTATTTCATGGATTGGTTGTGGCATTTGCGTGGCTTTTTAGATAAAATGTTTGGTGGGGTAGGTACCAGAAGAGGCAGGACCAGCAATACCGATTTACAGGCCGGTGATGTGCTCGATTTCTGGCGTGTATTGCTTGCCGATAAAAAGAGTAAAAGATTGTTACTGTATGCTGAAATGAAAGTGCCTGGTGAGGCATGGCTTGAATTAAAGCTGGTAGAGTTTCATGGAAAAGCTTTTTTATCACAAATCGCTACTTTCAGACCAAAGGGTTTATGGGGTAGAATGTATTGGTATGCCATGTGGCCATTCCATATTGTTTTATTTAAGGGGATGGCCAGGGAGATTACCACTTACAGGCCCGATAATTAAATCTATTTGCCTATTTTTGCTGCATAAAGAATGTAAAATGCCAAACGAAGAAAATGATTACTCTTTCTGGACCAAATACAAGAGATTTGCTTCAACAGAAATTTTGATGTACCTAATCATGATTATTGGTATTGGCCTCGGGATTATTTTTTTAAGCTAAGGGCGCTTTATTTCCCACAGATTAAGCAGAAAAGAAGCGCAGATTTTTACTAATGATTAAAAAAGTGGTCTATTTCTTTAAGCTAAGGGCAAGTTTTAAATAATCAGCCGAATTTACATCGTTAATAAATTTCGAGAAGTCCGCATATTTTTCTGCAGGAAATATTCCATCGTTTAAAATAAACTTTCTATAGTAGATTAATTTCTTGCCTTCTGCAGATATTTTACACGCATATTGCCCAAAATCGCTTTGAAACGTTTTATCCTGTCCTATAATTAATTTGGTATCTACATTATCAGGTAGGGTATATACAATGGTATCTTCATCTGTATACCCGCGGTTAATGTAAACAGGGAGCGTTCTGTTCTTTATTTCAGGAATTGATCTCTTTAGATTAAAGGCATTGAGCTGCAAAAACATTTTATTTCCGTTAACCGGGGCATAATTTCTGATATTAATGCTTACTTCCTCTGTTAATTTCGGCGATATATCTTTTTTCTGCGCAAGGGAAACTGCCTCGAAATCGATATTATCAATGTTATAGGCTTCTTTTAATAATTTATGTTGTTCGGTTATCGATTTCCCAATTAAAGATTCCTGATTTTCATATTGTGAACCCGAATAAACAGTATTCATTTTTCCAGATATGCTGCCGTCTAACTGAACCATTAAGTCAGCCCTACGGATCTGCAGGTTCTCGGCGGTTGTTAATTTTGGCGTATGCAATAGTTTGCCTCCATCGGCAGTACAGGCCAGTACCAATCTATCATCAGTAAAATCGCTTAAAAAGCCGAAGGGGATTTTTTGGCTCGTGCATTCTAACCAGGTAGTATCACCCTTTAGTGGCATACATAGGATAATATGATTGCCTTGCACCATACTGGCATATGTTGGGTCCATACTTTTCTTTTCAGAACCAGCTGATACTACACAGTAATAAGAATCTATATTTGCAGCATTGAGCAGGCTTTGCATGTAATTTACCAAAGCTTTACAGTCACCATAGCCCAAACGGTCTATTTCACTTGCTGCAATAGGTTGAAAACCACCGATACCAATCTGTACGCTGATATACCTTGTTTTATCTTGTAAATACTGATAGATTTTACGCGCCTTATCTTTGTCCGTTTTTTCATTTTTTACCAGATCTTTTACCATTTCAATGGTTGCAGGTGGCAGGGCTTTGCGTGCTGCTAACAAATCATCGTAAATCCATTTACCCAGCTCTTTCCAGTTGGTATAACTGCCTTTATGGTTGTAATAATAAAACGTTTGCGGGGCAATCTGGATGTTGGTGGCATAGGTTTCGTGTGCCGGGCTATAGGGTTCAGTTCTAATGGCCAGGATATTATTTGCTTTCCAGATTGTTTTTTTCTGCTTTTCATCAGTTAAAACTTCTGGTGTTCCGTTATAATTCTGGGTTTTAATTCTTACCTGGTCTGTCGGCTTACAAATAAAAGTATAGGTACTTTTTTCCACTGAAACATCATCTGCTGGTTTAGGGTTCCAATCAGGGATAATCAGATTTTGCTTATTTCTAATTTCATAATTGTAAACCAGGGTGTAAGGATATTGGTTTACTGATGGCAGGTAGTGTTTTACGCGGCTATCAACAAATAAGGAGAACCCATCGGCCGCACTCATATCAGCAAAATCATTCTGAGAAAACTTGTTCGTCAGTTTGCCTACGCTATTGTAAACTTCTCCCTTTATGCTTTTAATCGAAATATTTTTATCGTAATAGATGGCCAAACGGGCCTCATCCTCTCCATTTTGGTTAAAAACGGTAATCGCTTTTTTTACATTGAGCATTACGTTATCAGGTGAGCGCATGTCGACAGTTATTTCCTCATTGCGGATACAGGCGTTAGCACGGTTACGGAGGTTCGATGGAATTAAATCAACATCATAATTGTCTTGTGCAAAGCCAGCAAAAGAAATTAAAAGGAAGGAAAACACGGTAAATAGGAATCTCATTTAATTCGCCTTTTTTAATAAAAACTCTGTTTTCTGGTTTTGAATGATTTTGCTATAGAATTCTTTTAAGAAAAGATATTCTTCTGGCTGATAAATAGCATTGTTAAACTGTAAAATCTGACTTATTGAAATGGTGTTTTCATCTAAACCCGTTTGCAATAAATACCTTCCGCCACCATTAGGTAGTGCTATGGCCATGTCTTTTGGTTTTTCCAGCAATTGATATTTTTCTGGTAAAAGCACATTGATGATAATCCGTTCATCGGATGCTGCACCTAAATCAACAGGGTAGGTACGTTCATTTAAATTAAACGGATTTTTTGAAATGGTATTGATAAAAAATGGACTGAAATAAAACTGGTCTTTATTGGTGCCATCGTTTACGGTAAATTCTACCTCGTATTTCTCTACCAAAGAATTTTCTACACTATCAAGGTTCGAAATTTGATGATCCAGGATCTTAATTCGGGTTAACCGTTCATCCAGTTTTTCTACATATTCATCCGGAGAACTGTAACGCAGAATATCTTTACGTTTGCTATATGCCGCATAACCCATTGTATGGGTGGTTAAAGTACCAATAATTTTTCCATCGGTAGTCATTTTTCCTGTAAGGATATAACTGGTGATTGCTTTCTGGCTCGCCGTTAAATCGATCCAGTAAGATGGTTTTTTTAAGTTGATTACCCTGCCTTGATCGTTAATACACCGTAACGGCAATAATCCAAAGGGTAGAAGTGGTTCCGTAGCATCCAATAAATAACTTTTATCGGCAATATTTACTTTGGCTACCAGGTAATTAAAATCACTCATAACCGGGTAAAGCTTGTTTACTGTTCCATTATCACGGGTAGAAAGGATAACAGCCTCTGCATCTAAACCAGCTGCAGAAAGTGCTGCAATTAAGCTCAGGTTAACATCTGCTACGTTGCCTGATCGGTTTTCTAATGCCTTTTTGATGTTATCTTCTGCGTACTTTCCGTAATAATTATTCCACTTAATCTGTTTTTTAATGTAATTATAAATGGCTTTTGCTTTATCCAAATCGGTAGTAGTTCCTTTTGTGATTTCTGGAATGAGCTCTTTAAAAACGTCTTTTCTTTTCATCTGGTCGCCCAGTGTTTTATAGGATGACAGCTCATAATCAATATCTTTCCAAGTTTTAGTATAAGACGTTTTACTACCATTTAAATTCTGAACATCAGAAAGCTCAAAATAGATGGCCGATTTGAAGTTACTCGGAGCAGTCATGTTATCTTCCTCAATAAATGCCGGAATATTTTTCATCACGTAGGTGATTTTTGAGCAATCGATAGCAACGCCTGAAAGCCTTAAACATTCTTTGCTCAATTCTGATTTTTGATCAGTCAGTTTTTGAAATCCGCGTAAAGAAACGTTATAGTTGTAAATCCCTGGAATATAAACCAAATACTCGCTAATCACCTTTGGAATGTCGCCTTGAAACTCCCATGTTCTGAAATTAAATAAGTTGGGCGATTTTAACCTGTAACTATATTCAATTATTGAGCCTTCTTTGAGGTTCGGAAGGGTAAACTTGGTCAGTCGGGTGTATTTTGACCGGTTTTCGGTGAAAATGGCCTTCCTGTCCATAATGGTTTCAACAAAATTATTGTCTACATAATTAAAGGTAGAAGCTTTTAAATCACTGATCGTCTCTTCGCGAGATTCATCTTTATAGGTTGGAATAACAATATTAGCTTCTTTAAAGCCTTCTTTATTGTAGATTTTAATTTTTACATGCTGTTCAAAAATCAACTCTAAACTGCCTGTAATGTCGTCGCGTTGAATTGATGCGGTACCAAATTCTTTTAAAACAATGGCATTTGCATTACTGTCTAATTTTTTTCTGTCGAATTCGTAATCATCATAGGTAATTGCTCCGAAGTTAAAGTTTTGAGCATAAGTGGTTAACGATAAAGAAAGGAGGAATAGTATGGGGAATATTTTATTCATTTGAGCGTGTATAAATTGTCGCAATTTAACCCTACAAAGTAACATTCTAAAATAATTTGAAAATTAAATTTATAATTAATAAAGCTGTTTTACAGAACTAATGAAACCTTTTTAGCATTTTTGAAAAAAAGAATTTGACATTCCGATTCAAATCTAATGTCGCCAATCTCACATCATAAGAAATGAAATTAAATTTAAAGCGCCCTTTAGCATTTTTTGATTTAGAAGCTACTGGAGTTAATGTTGGAGCTGACAGGATCGTTGAAATAGCGATTTTAAAAGCCATGCCAGATGGTTCTGAACTTGTTAAAACCTGGCGCGTAAATCCGGAAATGCCAATCCCTTTGCAAACTTCATTGATACACGGTATTTATGATGAAGATATTGCAAACGAGCCTACCTTTAAAACTTTAGCTGCAGAAATTGCTGAATTTATTGGAGAAAGTGATCTGGCAGGATACAATTCAAACAAATTTGATATCCCTATGCTTTTAGAAGAATTTTTAAGAGCTGAGGTGGATTTTGATATGAACAACCGCAAGTTTGTTGATGTACAGAATATTTTCCACCAAATGGAGCAACGTACCTTAAAAGCAGCTTATAAATTCTATTGTCAGGAAGATTTAATTAATGCGCATGCTGCAGAAGCAGATGTTATAGCAACCTATAAAGTTTTACTTGGACAATTAGAAATGTACAAGGAAACCGAGTTCGAAAGCAAACAGGGCGTAAAAAGTATTCCGGTTGTAAACGACATCGATGCATTACATATCTTCACCAACATTAATAAACCTGTAGATTTTGCTGGCCGGTTGGTTTACAATGATAATAATGAGGTATGTTTTAACTTTGGTAAACACAAAGGTAAAACCACTGCTCAGGTATTTTCTGTAGAGCCTAGCTATTATGCCTGGATGAAGAATGGCGATTTCCCCTTGTATACAAAAAAGAAATTAGACGAGGAGTGGGCAAAGTTCAATGCGAAGAAAAACGAGAACAGGGCAGCACGACCTCAAAATAACACACCTGCCAATAAGCCTCAATTTCAACAGAAACCTCAGCCGAAGCCAGAAAAACCTGCAAAGCCGATCGATACGGATATGTTGGAACAATTGAAGATGAAATTTGGTAAGTAGCAGACTGGATAATTGTTAAACGCCATGCGCATTGCGCCAGGCCCTAAGCTAAAAAAATGAAATCTATAAAAATATTTAGCCTTTTATTGTGTGTAGCATTTTACGCCAGCGCGCAGACTACTTTACCGATAGCACCTGTATTTCAGAAAACCTATCAAAGGGAAACCAGAAATGCGAATGGGAAACCCGGTAAGCATTATTGGCAAAATACTTCAAAGTACGATTTGAATGTAGACTTTAATCCTGGCAGCAGATTATTAAAGGGTAAGGTTCAGGTAACTTACACCAATAACAGTCCTGATACTTTGAAAGAAATCTGGTTTAAACTTTATCCAAATCTGTACAAAAAAGGGACACCAAGAAAATCAAACCTGGCAGAGTCTGATCTTGGTAATGGGGTTGCGATAGAAAAAATGGTTGCGAACGGAAAATCAATCACCGATTTTAAAATTGATGGAACAAATATGACCGTTAACGTTCCTGCAGTTGTGCCAGGCAAAACCATTAGCTTTTCTATCGATTACAGCTATACTTTAAATAAGGGGTCACATGTGCGTACAGGTCAAGTAGATGAGGATTCTCATTTTGTAGCCTACTTTTTTCCGCGGATAGCAGTTTACGATGATGTTGATGGTTGGAATAAATTTCCTTACACAGGCGCAGAAGAATTTTACAATGATTTCGACCAGTTTAATGCTTCAATTACGGTACCGGGAGGTTACGGTGTTTGGGCAACAGGAGATCTGAAAAACCCTTCGGAAGTTTTCCAGAAAGATATTGTTTCGAGAATGTTAGTTGCTGAAAAGAACGATGCTGTAATTGATGTGATTACCGATAAAGATTTAGCCGATAAAAAAGTAACGCAACCTAATGCTTATAACACTTTTAAGTTTGAAGCCAAAAATGTAACCGATTTTGTATTTGCTTTGAGTGATCATTACTTATGGAAATCGAGCAGTTTAGTGGTTGATCCTAAAACGAAAAGAAGAACCCGTGTGGATGCTGTTTTTAACCCAAAACATAAAGATTATTATGAAGTGATTGATTTCGCCCGTAAAACGGTGGAATCGATGAGCTATACTTTTCCGAAATGGCCTTTCCCCTATAATCATGAAACGATATTTGACGGTTTAGACCAGATGGAATATCCAATGATGGTAAATGATAATCCGGTTGATAATCGTACAGATGC
This genomic interval carries:
- a CDS encoding DUF3857 domain-containing protein — translated: MNKIFPILFLLSLSLTTYAQNFNFGAITYDDYEFDRKKLDSNANAIVLKEFGTASIQRDDITGSLELIFEQHVKIKIYNKEGFKEANIVIPTYKDESREETISDLKASTFNYVDNNFVETIMDRKAIFTENRSKYTRLTKFTLPNLKEGSIIEYSYRLKSPNLFNFRTWEFQGDIPKVISEYLVYIPGIYNYNVSLRGFQKLTDQKSELSKECLRLSGVAIDCSKITYVMKNIPAFIEEDNMTAPSNFKSAIYFELSDVQNLNGSKTSYTKTWKDIDYELSSYKTLGDQMKRKDVFKELIPEITKGTTTDLDKAKAIYNYIKKQIKWNNYYGKYAEDNIKKALENRSGNVADVNLSLIAALSAAGLDAEAVILSTRDNGTVNKLYPVMSDFNYLVAKVNIADKSYLLDATEPLLPFGLLPLRCINDQGRVINLKKPSYWIDLTASQKAITSYILTGKMTTDGKIIGTLTTHTMGYAAYSKRKDILRYSSPDEYVEKLDERLTRIKILDHQISNLDSVENSLVEKYEVEFTVNDGTNKDQFYFSPFFINTISKNPFNLNERTYPVDLGAASDERIIINVLLPEKYQLLEKPKDMAIALPNGGGRYLLQTGLDENTISISQILQFNNAIYQPEEYLFLKEFYSKIIQNQKTEFLLKKAN
- a CDS encoding SDR family oxidoreductase is translated as MKILLTGANGYIGTRLIPLLLEEKHEIVCMVRDKRRFVSASDLSDQVTVITGDLLDAESLNEIPKDIDAAYYLVHSMSSSQTGFSDMEKASSENFSAAIRKTNCRQIIYLTGIANDEHLSKHLGSRLAVEEELKSSGKACTILRAAIIIGSGSASFEIIRDLTEKIPFMITPKWVETLCQPIGIRDVLAYLVGVLHHEKAFNQTFDIGGPDVLTYRQMLLGYAKERGLKRWIITVPVLTPRLSSLWLNMITPVPYSLARSLVDSMKNEVICKDNRIQEVVPIKCLSYAEALHLAFEKIDQNSIVSSWKDALNRGYLNSNFMDQIKVPQNGTLEYKVKMPFERKAEEVFENIWSIGGNRGWYFMDWLWHLRGFLDKMFGGVGTRRGRTSNTDLQAGDVLDFWRVLLADKKSKRLLLYAEMKVPGEAWLELKLVEFHGKAFLSQIATFRPKGLWGRMYWYAMWPFHIVLFKGMAREITTYRPDN
- a CDS encoding DUF3857 domain-containing transglutaminase family protein, which encodes MRFLFTVFSFLLISFAGFAQDNYDVDLIPSNLRNRANACIRNEEITVDMRSPDNVMLNVKKAITVFNQNGEDEARLAIYYDKNISIKSIKGEVYNSVGKLTNKFSQNDFADMSAADGFSLFVDSRVKHYLPSVNQYPYTLVYNYEIRNKQNLIIPDWNPKPADDVSVEKSTYTFICKPTDQVRIKTQNYNGTPEVLTDEKQKKTIWKANNILAIRTEPYSPAHETYATNIQIAPQTFYYYNHKGSYTNWKELGKWIYDDLLAARKALPPATIEMVKDLVKNEKTDKDKARKIYQYLQDKTRYISVQIGIGGFQPIAASEIDRLGYGDCKALVNYMQSLLNAANIDSYYCVVSAGSEKKSMDPTYASMVQGNHIILCMPLKGDTTWLECTSQKIPFGFLSDFTDDRLVLACTADGGKLLHTPKLTTAENLQIRRADLMVQLDGSISGKMNTVYSGSQYENQESLIGKSITEQHKLLKEAYNIDNIDFEAVSLAQKKDISPKLTEEVSINIRNYAPVNGNKMFLQLNAFNLKRSIPEIKNRTLPVYINRGYTDEDTIVYTLPDNVDTKLIIGQDKTFQSDFGQYACKISAEGKKLIYYRKFILNDGIFPAEKYADFSKFINDVNSADYLKLALSLKK
- a CDS encoding 3'-5' exonuclease is translated as MKLNLKRPLAFFDLEATGVNVGADRIVEIAILKAMPDGSELVKTWRVNPEMPIPLQTSLIHGIYDEDIANEPTFKTLAAEIAEFIGESDLAGYNSNKFDIPMLLEEFLRAEVDFDMNNRKFVDVQNIFHQMEQRTLKAAYKFYCQEDLINAHAAEADVIATYKVLLGQLEMYKETEFESKQGVKSIPVVNDIDALHIFTNINKPVDFAGRLVYNDNNEVCFNFGKHKGKTTAQVFSVEPSYYAWMKNGDFPLYTKKKLDEEWAKFNAKKNENRAARPQNNTPANKPQFQQKPQPKPEKPAKPIDTDMLEQLKMKFGK
- a CDS encoding murein L,D-transpeptidase catalytic domain family protein codes for the protein MKKYILDIATIFLVGMSIVGTSWKAIDRPQTQQDTIKNIAADSLYNQYILNIYHQIHLDSAGLNEQVFEKALTGFYNMKYSGLLHAKSILTIADFDQESTKKRLYIIDLASKKLVLNTWVAHGQNSGGDKPSSFSNNINSNQSSLGFYLTGEIYSGKHGRSIKLDGMDQGFNSNARERSIVVHGASYVSQKSIDELGRLGRSQGCPAVPAKLADQVINTISDRTVLFINNSDQQYNSSFLNETLAASVILNQEQILAAQMD
- a CDS encoding M1 family metallopeptidase, whose product is MKSIKIFSLLLCVAFYASAQTTLPIAPVFQKTYQRETRNANGKPGKHYWQNTSKYDLNVDFNPGSRLLKGKVQVTYTNNSPDTLKEIWFKLYPNLYKKGTPRKSNLAESDLGNGVAIEKMVANGKSITDFKIDGTNMTVNVPAVVPGKTISFSIDYSYTLNKGSHVRTGQVDEDSHFVAYFFPRIAVYDDVDGWNKFPYTGAEEFYNDFDQFNASITVPGGYGVWATGDLKNPSEVFQKDIVSRMLVAEKNDAVIDVITDKDLADKKVTQPNAYNTFKFEAKNVTDFVFALSDHYLWKSSSLVVDPKTKRRTRVDAVFNPKHKDYYEVIDFARKTVESMSYTFPKWPFPYNHETIFDGLDQMEYPMMVNDNPVDNRTDAITLTDHEIFHTMFPFYMGINETKYGWMDEGWATIGEWLISPMIDATILDEYGVQPTASSSGGKDDTPIMTLTPDLKGSGSFTNSYPKPGLAYLYVKDYLGDELFTKALHTYIQNWNGKHPMPYDFFNSINEGSGKNLNWFWKAWFFEGGVTDMAVKAVDKTSGGYTVSIENKSVKPLPIDLTLTYEDGSVEKKHSTIGVWEKGDRLVKIEVKTSKKLAKVVMGNPHTPDKVKSDNSFSVN